The window CGCGCCCTTCTCCTCGCACATCCGGCCCATCCAGACCAGGTGGTCGGACTTGTTCTCCGTCACCTTGATCTGCGTGGTGTCGACCGCGTTGTGGATGACCGTCCGCCAAGGCAGTTCGGGGTTCAGCTTCATCTGCGACTCGGAGATCGCGACGAGGTGAACCGCGGCAGCGACGGCGTCCAGGTACTGCCCCCAACCCCCGGTGGCCGGGCCGTGCGAGGTGATGACCACCGGCGCTTTGCGGCCACGCGCCATCGCGGCGCCGGACAGGGTGTGATCGTGGATCACGTCCAGCTCGAGGTTGTCCAGGACCGCAGCCGCCCGGGCGGCGTGGGTCAGCTCGACCAGCGAGTCGCCCAGGCCCGCCCGCTGCGGCTCGTCGAAGGTCGCCTCGAAGTTCCCGCGCGGGGGCGGATCTCCCGCGGCGATCAAGGTCACCTCGTGCCCTCGCGCCACCAACCCGTCCACCAGCATCGCGACGATCATCTCGATCCCGCCGTACTTGTCCGGCGGGATCGAGAAGAACGGCGGAGCTACTTGTGCGATGCGAAGATGCTTCGCCACTGCGGCCTCCGGATTGCTCAGCGTCAATGGGTTTGCGGCCCCTTCAGCGGGCTCATACCCGCCTCGGCGGAGGGTCAAGCCACCGAGGTCCGAGAGTGTGATCTATCCCGCGCGACCAAGATCCACCGAAACTGACTACTAGTCAGCTACTAGTTCCGGTCGGAGAAGTGCGTACGTCCGGCGTGTCCGGCGGGGTTTGCGCGAGGCCCCGTGCGGAAGAGGAGATCTTGAATCGCCGGGCCGTCACGATGGTCATGGCCAATGGTGAAAACACTTTCACGACTGCGGGTTCCGCGTCGTTGTGACGCCGTCGCCGTTCCGCTCGAGTGCACCTGGGACCGGTCGACAGGCAGATGGAGGAATGTATGACGTCTCGTCGACGCAACGGTCCAGAGGTCTCCGGCCGCCGACGATTCGTGATGAACGGATAGCCATGTCCGCGCTCGAGGACTCGGTGAACAAACCTGCGCTCGCGACGCACGCCAGACACCCGCTCACCCGGTACATGGCGGCGACGCTGACCAGCTCCATGGGGAACACCGCCCATACGCTGGCGGCCGCCAACGTGTTCGTGCTGGCGGGCAGGCCTGCGCTGGTCCCGGTGCTGATGCTCGTCTCGACGTTGTGCTCGGCTCTCTTCGCGGTCGTCGTGGCCCGGTTCATTCACGAGGTGTCGCCGCGCAAGTCGCTGTTGTTCGTCGACGGCCTGTCCGGCGGCGTGGTCGTGCTGCTCTGCGTGGCGATCACGACCTCAGGCAGCCCGATTCCGTGCATCTTCGCCGCCGAGGTGCTGCTGACGGTGGGTTCGGCCGTCTATTTCCCGGCCAGTCGCACTTTCATCCCGCACCTGGTCGACAAGGAGGCGCTGGCCGGCGCGAATGCCGGACTCGGGTCGGTCTACCAGTTCGGTGCGGTGTTCGGGGGAGTGGTCGGGCTCGGCGTGATCCGCCTGTTCGGTCCGGTGACCGGCTTCGCCGTCAACGCGGTGTCCTACCTGGTGTCCTTCTTCCTCATCGCCGCGATCCCGTGCCCGGAGCGACGCGTGTCGATTCGGCAGGAGGAGCCCGGCGGGGCGATACGACATGGCGGACTGCGAGCTCTGCTGGCCGATGCGGACACCCTCACCGACATGGCGGTGATGATCAGTTTCCTCTGCATGTTCGAGGTGTTCAACGCGCTGGGCCCCGGGCTGACGGCCTACCACTTCCACCGTCCGCCGTCGGACTTCGGCCTGCTGCAGGCCGTGTTCGCGGTCGGATCGTTGCTGGCCATCCCGCTGCTGCCGCGGTTCACCGGGCGGCACAGGTCGGCGATGCATCTGCTGCTGCCGCTGACCGGCTTACTGGTCGTCGCCCTGGCGGTCGCCGGGTGGCCGATCGCGCTCGCGATGGTCGTCGTCGCGGGCATCACTTTCCAGGGCTGGACCTCGTTCCAGACCCGCATGCAGCACCGACTGGCGCAGGGCGAGGCGAACCGAGTGCTGGCGTTGGCCGGCGGTGCGCAGAAGGTCTGCACCTCGCTCACATTCGCCGCCGCGGCGGTTCTGACCCAGACGGTGGGTGTCGCGCTCGGCATGACCATCCCGGTTCTGGCACTGCTCCTGGTCACGTTGCCCTTCGGGGTCGTCGCCCACCGTCGGCACCAGCACCCTCCGATCGCCCCGAGCGCCCCTGAGGTGGTGGAGGTGGTCTGATGGGGTCGACGCAGGGGCGCGCTGCTCTCACCGCACCAGGTTCGGCAGGGCCGAGATGAGCCGGCGGTGCGGTTCAGCCCGCCGCGCGGTTTCCGGGACGCCGACCAGTAGCACCAGCAACGCCACCGACGCGATCCCGGCCAGGGTGAACATGGCGGCCGGGTAGCCGGCCACCACCACGTCGGCACCGGCCAGGCTGAAGCTGAGGGCTACCCCGATTCCCTGGATCATGGTCACGGTGCCGAACGCGATGTTGTACCGGCCGGTGCCCCGGGTCAGGTCCGCCACCACGATCGCCAGCAGCGGCTCCAACAGCCCGGCGCCGACCCCGTCCAGCACCTCGATCGCCAGGATCGGTCCGGCGTGCCTGGTCAGGGCCAGCATCGCCCCGCGGATCGGCAGGACGAGAAATGCCAGCACCAGCAGGGGTTTGCGTCCCAACCGGTCAGCCGCTCGGGACACCAGCAGCGCCATCGGGACCATCGTGGCCTGCGCCACCACGACCAACGCGCCGAGGAACAACGCGCCCTGGTGGCTGTTCCCGAGCGCGAACTTCTGCGAGGCCAGCGGCAGCATCGCGGCGTTCGCCATCTGCCAGAGGCAAACGGCCGCCGCGAAGGCCAGCAGGGACCGGTTGCGCAACAGGGTCCGCAGCTTCGACGGTTGCGCCGCCGGGCCTTCCTGGTTGTCCAGGCCGCGGGCGACGTCGTGCCTGATCAACCCGGGCCGGATCACCGCCACGGCCGCCACCACAGCCACGCCGAACAGGGCCGACAGGAGGAACCCGAACCGCAGACCGGCCAGGTACCCGACCACGCCGACAACCGCGGCACCGACGACGTTCCCGGCGTGGTTGTACGCGTTCATGCGTCCGGTCTGCGCGGCGTAGCGCTCCGGCCCGACCAGGCCGAGCGCCAGCGCGGCGGTGACCGGCAGGAGCACCACCGCCGCCACGCCGGTCAGGAGCTGGGAGAACGCCACCACCGGAAAGGTCGGGCGCAGCGTGATCAGGAGCGTGCCCAGCGACGTCAGCCCGGCGGCGGTCGCCATCAGCAGTCGTTTGCGCCGGGTGATGTCGATCAACGCGCCGGCCAGGGCGCTGAGGGCCAAGCCGGCCAACCCGTTGAGAGCGAGCACCCAACCGATGTCCTCCGCGTCCCACCCGGGCAGGTTGACCAGGTAGATGCCGAGGAACGGCCCCAGGCCGGACTGCAGGTCGGCGAGGAAAAAGTTGGCCCAGTTCAGGGCGCGCAGCGAGCGGTGTAACCCGCTCGGGTCGCTGTCCTCAATCACGTCGGACCGCGCCAACACCGTCACGTGAAATACCCGTCCAGGTCGCCTCGAGAGTGCGGGCGCGAGGGTGCTCCACCGGGCGGGCAACAGGCACCCGTCGACTCCGCCGCCAACACGCCCGTCCACCGTTGGGCGCTGCTCGGGACCGCGCCCCAGCCCTGCCCGCCCACCGGAGAGCCGAAACGCCCGCGACCCGCAACCGAACGAAGATCACAATTGTCGAACGGTGTTTCTTGCACTGATTCTCAACTTCTGGAAACGTCCGTACCGATGTCGGACGTACCCGGGCGCCCCAGCGGCCGGACGTCAGCCGAGTCTCGGCCACCATGGATGTGACTAAGAGTCACATCGAGTGGTCACCCCACCTGAGCGCCGCGCTGGGGCGGAGTTCTCGCCGGCTGCGGCCGGGAACGGGATCGCCCAGAGTTCCCGCGGCAGCCGTGCGGCGTGGATGACGTAGGAGATGGCGTGGTACCACCCGGCAGCGAGGCAGAGTTCGATGATCTGCTCGTGGGTGAAGTGCCGCTCGAGCTCGGCGAACAGCGCGTCGGAAATGGCACTGGTGTCGTGCAGTTCTTCCGCCAGTCGAAGCACCGCGCACTCGGCGTCGTCCCAGAGCGCCTCGCCCTGTGCCGGATCGTCGCGACCGGCGTCCGTCGTCGCGACCAGTTGTCGCTGCGAGAGTCCGACGGCGGAAGCGAACGCGACCGCGTGCACGCCCCACTCGTACTCCGCCCCGGTCAGCGCGCAGGTGCGCAGGATCAGCAGCTCGCGCAACCTGGCCGACAGGGTGTGGCTTCCGAGTATCCCGGCACCGAGTGGCCGGGCACGGGAGAAGAGCTCCTCGTGGCGGGCGAGGACCCGGAACAGTGCCAGCGGTTCGCTGCCGCTGTTGGGCGGCATCCACCGCTGCAGTGCAGCATCCAACTCCGGTGAGTGCGGGGGCTGCAGCGGGACGATCCGCGGTGGCGCCGAGTCCATCTATAGTTCCCCTCGCGCTTCGGTATTCGAAGCGCGAAGGTATCGCTTCTGTTTCGCCAAGCACAAGGAGGTTCCCGGTGGGCGACCGTCTCCAGCCGGGCCGGCCGGTTCGCGGCTCGACCAGCGGCGAACCGGTCATGGCGCTGCTCGACCTGCTGGGCCGCCGTTGGACGCTGCGGGTCATCTGGGAACTGCGGGCGCAACCCGTGAACTTCCGCGGGCTGCAGTCATGCTGCGGCGGAGTGAGTTCGTCGGTGCTCAATACCCGACTGGCGGAGTTGCGCGCCGCCGGCGCGGTGACCTCGACCGAGGACGGCTACCTACTCACGCAGGAGGGCCGGGCGCTGCTGGAGCTGTACCCGCCGCTGCAGGCCTGGGCGGATCGGTGGGCCGAACGGGAAGGCGCGGAAACCTCCGGCCGACGCCGAGCCGCCCGGGGTGCCGGTCCGGCGGGATAATCCGACGGTGGCGGCAGGCGAGACGAGTGCGGGCGTCCGGCTGGCCGAAATCGTCGCTGCTCTGTCGTTGGCGACCGATCTGGGCCTGGGGCAGCCCCAGGCCCACGTGCTGCGTCAGACCGCCATCGCCTTGGCGCTCGCCGACGCTGCGGGGCTGCCGGAACAGGACCGAGCGGCCGCGTATTACGTGTCGCTGCTGGCGTGGGTCGGCTGTGTCGCCGACTCCCACGAGATGGCGGCGTGGTTCGGCGACGACATCCAACTGCGCGCCGACAGCTATCACGTCGACAAGCTTCCGATACCGACGTTGAAGTTCCTGCTGCGACACCTCGCTGCAGGCGAGTCCTCGCTGCGCCGACTCTCGGCGCTCGGCCGATTCCTTGCCTCCGGGGTCGGCGAAGCCGGTCGATCGATGGTCACCCATTGCCAGACCACCGGCGACTTCGCAGTTCGCCTCGGTCTGGGTCCGGAGGTGCGCAGGCCCTTGCAGCAAGCGTTCGAGCGGTGGGACGGGAAAGGGACCCCCGGCAACCGATCCGGCGAACAGATCGACGTCGTGATGCGACTGGTGCACATCGCCGACGACGTCGAGGTGCACCACCGACTGGGTGGCGTGGATGCCGCTGTCGCGATGTTGCGCTCGCGCCGGGGGACCGAGTTCGACCCCGCACTGGTCGACTGCTTCTGCGCGAACGCCGAGTCGATCCTTGCCACGTTGGACCGCGACGACGCGTGGGACCGAGTCATCCGCGACTCACCCAGCCTGGGCCGCGAGCTGACCGAGGCGGGGTTGACGGCGGCGCTGGAGGGGTTCGCCGACTACGCCGACGTCCGCTCGCCCTGGCGGCTCGGTCACTCGCGGGGTGTGGCGTCGCTGGCGGTGATCGCTGCTGAACGCATCGGCCTGCCGGCCCGGGACCGATTGATCCTGCAG is drawn from Sporichthyaceae bacterium and contains these coding sequences:
- a CDS encoding glycosyltransferase family 4 protein; the protein is MAKHLRIAQVAPPFFSIPPDKYGGIEMIVAMLVDGLVARGHEVTLIAAGDPPPRGNFEATFDEPQRAGLGDSLVELTHAARAAAVLDNLELDVIHDHTLSGAAMARGRKAPVVITSHGPATGGWGQYLDAVAAAVHLVAISESQMKLNPELPWRTVIHNAVDTTQIKVTENKSDHLVWMGRMCEEKGAHVAIDVARAAGRSIVLAAKCFEPAEQEYFEKFVQPRLGDDVDWRGEVGGAEKYRMLGEAAGFLFPLQWEEPFGLAMAEALACGTPVLALRRGAVPEIVQDGVTGYVRDTTEELAAAIGHLDRLDPFACRFRVDEYFSPKLMVDRYELLFQQVAAAQ
- a CDS encoding MFS transporter; its protein translation is MSALEDSVNKPALATHARHPLTRYMAATLTSSMGNTAHTLAAANVFVLAGRPALVPVLMLVSTLCSALFAVVVARFIHEVSPRKSLLFVDGLSGGVVVLLCVAITTSGSPIPCIFAAEVLLTVGSAVYFPASRTFIPHLVDKEALAGANAGLGSVYQFGAVFGGVVGLGVIRLFGPVTGFAVNAVSYLVSFFLIAAIPCPERRVSIRQEEPGGAIRHGGLRALLADADTLTDMAVMISFLCMFEVFNALGPGLTAYHFHRPPSDFGLLQAVFAVGSLLAIPLLPRFTGRHRSAMHLLLPLTGLLVVALAVAGWPIALAMVVVAGITFQGWTSFQTRMQHRLAQGEANRVLALAGGAQKVCTSLTFAAAAVLTQTVGVALGMTIPVLALLLVTLPFGVVAHRRHQHPPIAPSAPEVVEVV
- a CDS encoding MFS transporter, with the translated sequence MTVLARSDVIEDSDPSGLHRSLRALNWANFFLADLQSGLGPFLGIYLVNLPGWDAEDIGWVLALNGLAGLALSALAGALIDITRRKRLLMATAAGLTSLGTLLITLRPTFPVVAFSQLLTGVAAVVLLPVTAALALGLVGPERYAAQTGRMNAYNHAGNVVGAAVVGVVGYLAGLRFGFLLSALFGVAVVAAVAVIRPGLIRHDVARGLDNQEGPAAQPSKLRTLLRNRSLLAFAAAVCLWQMANAAMLPLASQKFALGNSHQGALFLGALVVVAQATMVPMALLVSRAADRLGRKPLLVLAFLVLPIRGAMLALTRHAGPILAIEVLDGVGAGLLEPLLAIVVADLTRGTGRYNIAFGTVTMIQGIGVALSFSLAGADVVVAGYPAAMFTLAGIASVALLVLLVGVPETARRAEPHRRLISALPNLVR
- a CDS encoding carboxymuconolactone decarboxylase family protein: MDSAPPRIVPLQPPHSPELDAALQRWMPPNSGSEPLALFRVLARHEELFSRARPLGAGILGSHTLSARLRELLILRTCALTGAEYEWGVHAVAFASAVGLSQRQLVATTDAGRDDPAQGEALWDDAECAVLRLAEELHDTSAISDALFAELERHFTHEQIIELCLAAGWYHAISYVIHAARLPRELWAIPFPAAAGENSAPARRSGGVTTRCDS
- a CDS encoding helix-turn-helix domain-containing protein, whose amino-acid sequence is MGDRLQPGRPVRGSTSGEPVMALLDLLGRRWTLRVIWELRAQPVNFRGLQSCCGGVSSSVLNTRLAELRAAGAVTSTEDGYLLTQEGRALLELYPPLQAWADRWAEREGAETSGRRRAARGAGPAG